One Pseudomonas sp. AN-1 genomic region harbors:
- the yjeH gene encoding L-methionine/branched-chain amino acid transporter — translation MSRLNKELGLLQGIALLSTSLLGTGIFAVPALAATAAGPASLWAWLLLIVLVLPVAFTFAQLGRRFPHAGGAPHLIGRAFGARLERLVAFMFLAVLPVGLPAALQIATGFWQALFDLDRGAILAIQLATLAAMLALGQRPARASGIVQGLIALAILATVALIWWAGELPRADHPLLPPLGEHWSRIPAALAVMFWCFVGIEAFTHLGEEFRNPRRDFPLALLLGVLLAGLVYWACSAAVLSFDAYGDAQRNATSLPWLLERLLGPQAKLLVAVVGYLACFASMNVYVQGFARLIWSLADEGKLPAALARRNRHGMPGTALLLVVLACALCAVGAALLQLSTDELIRYANGNFVLVYLLSMAAGVVLLRGVWRIVAALAGLLCAAVLAMLGTDALYALGLLAGLALLDAGRRQATPST, via the coding sequence ATGAGTCGTCTGAACAAGGAACTGGGCCTGCTGCAGGGCATCGCCCTGCTCAGCACCTCGCTGCTCGGCACCGGCATCTTCGCCGTGCCGGCGCTGGCCGCCACCGCGGCCGGGCCGGCCTCGCTGTGGGCCTGGCTGCTGCTCATCGTGCTGGTGCTGCCGGTGGCCTTCACCTTCGCCCAGCTGGGCCGGCGCTTCCCCCACGCCGGCGGCGCGCCGCACCTGATCGGCCGCGCCTTCGGCGCCCGCCTGGAGCGGCTGGTGGCCTTCATGTTCCTCGCCGTGCTGCCGGTCGGCCTGCCGGCGGCGCTGCAGATCGCCACCGGCTTCTGGCAGGCGCTGTTCGACCTCGACCGCGGCGCGATCCTCGCCATCCAGCTGGCCACCCTCGCCGCCATGCTGGCCCTCGGCCAGCGCCCGGCGCGCGCCTCCGGCATCGTGCAGGGGCTGATCGCCCTGGCCATCCTCGCCACCGTGGCGCTGATCTGGTGGGCCGGCGAGCTGCCGCGCGCCGACCATCCGCTGCTGCCGCCGCTCGGCGAGCATTGGTCGCGCATTCCGGCGGCGCTGGCGGTGATGTTCTGGTGCTTCGTCGGCATCGAGGCCTTCACCCACCTGGGCGAGGAGTTCCGCAACCCGCGCCGCGACTTCCCGCTGGCGCTGCTGCTCGGCGTGCTGCTCGCCGGCCTGGTGTACTGGGCCTGCTCGGCGGCGGTGCTGAGCTTCGACGCCTACGGCGACGCGCAACGCAACGCCACCTCGCTGCCCTGGCTGCTGGAGCGGCTGCTCGGCCCGCAGGCCAAGCTGCTGGTCGCAGTGGTCGGCTACCTGGCCTGCTTCGCCTCGATGAACGTCTACGTGCAGGGCTTCGCCCGGCTGATCTGGAGCCTGGCCGACGAGGGCAAGCTGCCCGCCGCCCTGGCGCGGCGCAACCGCCACGGCATGCCCGGCACCGCGCTGCTGCTGGTGGTGCTGGCCTGCGCGCTGTGCGCGGTCGGCGCCGCCCTGCTGCAGCTGTCCACCGACGAGCTGATCCGCTATGCCAACGGCAACTTCGTGCTGGTCTACCTGCTCAGCATGGCCGCCGGCGTGGTGCTGCTGCGCGGCGTCTGGCGGATCGTCGCCGCGCTCGCCGGCCTGCTCTGCGCGGCGGTGCTGGCCATGCTCGGCACGGATGCGCTGTACGCGCTCGGCCTGCTCGCCGGGCTGGCGCTGCTCGACGCCGGGCGCCGACAGGCCACGCCGTCGACCTGA
- a CDS encoding Lrp/AsnC family transcriptional regulator codes for MDKFDRQIIALLREDARTPISQIARMVNLSRSAVGERVRQLEQSGVIRGYHAQVSDPAGTGVKAYLELFYKDSRCQEYVERLRGFAEVRQCCGISGETDMIVLVEAPSMARLSEVRAEIERFPGIQRIKTHVVVQEWAM; via the coding sequence ATGGACAAGTTCGATCGCCAGATCATCGCCCTGCTGCGCGAGGATGCGCGCACCCCCATCAGCCAGATTGCCCGTATGGTCAACCTGTCGCGCTCGGCGGTGGGCGAGCGGGTGCGCCAGCTGGAGCAGAGCGGGGTGATCCGCGGCTATCACGCCCAGGTGAGCGATCCGGCCGGCACCGGGGTCAAGGCCTATCTCGAACTGTTCTACAAGGACAGCCGCTGCCAGGAGTACGTCGAGCGCCTGCGCGGCTTCGCCGAGGTGCGCCAGTGCTGCGGGATCAGCGGTGAGACCGACATGATCGTGCTGGTCGAGGCGCCGAGCATGGCCCGGCTCAGCGAAGTGCGCGCCGAGATCGAGCGCTTCCCCGGCATCCAGCGGATCAAGACCCACGTGGTGGTGCAGGAGTGGGCGATGTAG
- a CDS encoding PQQ-dependent catabolism-associated CXXCW motif protein, whose protein sequence is MSRLLAAMLCLPLLLGLLPAQAGEEALFSTDGYRLDRYRSPTPASVKGAQTIDTATLQQLLASDQPPVLIDVFRRPWLHGRFASDEPHHNIPGSLWLANVGEGRPEAQWLDYFAHYLERASGGDRARPLVLYCKSDCWLSWNASRRAAALGYTRLYWYRDGIDAWQQAGLPVQAATPEPLP, encoded by the coding sequence ATGTCGCGACTGCTCGCCGCCATGCTCTGTCTGCCGCTGCTTCTGGGCCTGCTGCCCGCCCAGGCCGGCGAGGAAGCGCTGTTCTCCACCGATGGCTACCGCCTGGACCGCTACCGCAGCCCCACGCCGGCCAGCGTGAAAGGTGCGCAGACCATCGATACCGCCACCCTGCAGCAGCTGCTCGCCAGCGACCAGCCGCCGGTGCTGATCGACGTGTTCCGCCGTCCCTGGCTGCATGGCCGCTTCGCCAGCGACGAACCCCACCACAACATCCCCGGCAGCCTGTGGCTGGCCAACGTCGGCGAGGGCCGGCCCGAGGCGCAGTGGCTGGACTACTTCGCCCACTACCTGGAGCGGGCCAGCGGCGGCGACCGCGCCCGGCCACTGGTGCTCTACTGCAAGTCCGACTGCTGGCTGTCGTGGAACGCCAGCAGGCGTGCCGCCGCGCTGGGCTACACCCGGCTGTACTGGTACCGTGACGGCATCGACGCCTGGCAACAGGCCGGACTGCCGGTGCAGGCCGCCACCCCCGAGCCGCTGCCCTGA
- a CDS encoding response regulator transcription factor: protein MYKILIADDHPLFREAIHNVIADGFPDSEVMETSDLDSALSLTQEHDDLDLILLDLNMPGMHGLNGLITLRNEAPTIPVVIVSAEEDKQIVLQAITYGAVGFITKSSPRAQMTEAIEQILNGNVYLPSDIIRSSKQSPRRTSHEEPGIPPELLQALTRKQLLVLERMTKGESNKQIAYNLDIAETTVKAHVSAILRKLGVHNRVQAILSAGDIDFSAYLRR from the coding sequence ATGTACAAGATCCTCATCGCCGATGACCACCCGCTGTTCCGCGAGGCGATCCACAACGTCATCGCCGACGGCTTCCCGGACAGCGAGGTGATGGAAACCTCCGACCTCGACAGCGCCCTGAGCCTGACCCAGGAACACGACGACCTCGACCTGATCCTGCTCGACCTCAACATGCCCGGCATGCACGGCCTCAACGGCCTGATCACCCTGCGCAACGAGGCGCCGACCATCCCGGTGGTGATCGTCTCCGCCGAGGAGGACAAGCAGATCGTCCTGCAGGCGATCACCTACGGCGCGGTCGGCTTCATCACCAAGTCCTCGCCGCGCGCGCAGATGACCGAGGCCATCGAGCAGATCCTCAACGGCAACGTCTACCTGCCCTCGGACATCATCCGCTCTAGCAAGCAGAGTCCGCGGCGCACCAGCCACGAGGAGCCGGGCATCCCGCCGGAGCTGTTGCAGGCGCTGACCCGCAAGCAGCTGCTGGTGCTCGAACGCATGACCAAGGGCGAGTCCAACAAGCAGATCGCCTACAACCTCGACATCGCCGAGACCACGGTCAAGGCCCACGTCTCCGCCATCCTGCGCAAGCTCGGCGTGCACAACCGCGTGCAGGCCATCCTCAGCGCCGGCGACATCGACTTCAGCGCCTACCTGCGCCGCTGA